A portion of the Melanotaenia boesemani isolate fMelBoe1 chromosome 2, fMelBoe1.pri, whole genome shotgun sequence genome contains these proteins:
- the mylk5 gene encoding myosin light chain kinase, smooth muscle isoform X2 — protein MNSDSSTPRYVSTLKMHIKPSCASSAQRNGLGTINTRTLGKGSDTGSLCKNMDPPNFIESIEDCCVDEGCDLVLRGVLTGSQPIKVTWLHNGETARFGKPTFNGREACFVVKECLPEDAGAYTCLAESSGGKTSCSAAVFVRDFETMCGVSKSPTSVSKHTKENGKSPQTPKDELQKCKGSILSSPTGSNKQSPVSSPREVIPKKRANSGKAPVLRLENPPQHLEVKVGHTAKLTCCFSGSPPVASCWIRNKEQILDGPELWTENTDQSSTLVIAEANPQDTGCYTLVVKDRKNSAQHTVTLSVIDRPEPPASCPVISLISESSLVLSWSGPCYDGGSAILGYVVEVKKEGPAEPGDWRELTTHCKSTSYRVRSGLQPQQEYCFRVRAFNSVGISEPSPVSPVVKMEQRGSGKTQEATHVYTCVTIDSTHKVTDHYNLQEKLGMGKFGLVFKMTHKETGLVCAGKFYKGRRTKEREAARKEIELMNYLHHPKLVQCLAAYDHKPEMVMVMEFIAGGELFERIVDDSFEHTEPTSVSYMQQILQGIAYMHQQSIVHLDLKPENIVCVDTTGTSIKIIDFGLASKLDDSTPLKVMHGTPEFVAPEVISYEPVSLATDMWSIGVICYILLSGESPFQGNSESETLALVTAAQWEFDEESFEEITDEAKNFISSLLSKDYRRRMSCQEALAHSWMAAFDSGDHATTKSLSKEKMKRFLARQKWKKAGKAMLALNRMALLSKSDSSVSPTSVGEVAPLSPEAEQALQSLERKMQGPPVFTQSLEDQTVAQGSCARLSCHLTGYPDPEVVWLCDDEPVEETSTVQLEYEEDGRCTLIILNVGPENASIYTCKAINDHGEAYCSAKLVVQ, from the exons GGTCTCTTTGTAAGAACATGGATCCACCTAATTTTATAGAGTCCATAGAAGACTGCTGTGTAGACGAAGGATGCGACCTTGTGCTTCGAGGGGTTCTCACAGGAAGTCAGCCTATCAAAGTGACATGGTTGCACAATG GTGAAACTGCACGTTTTGGGAAGCCTACCTTCAATGGCAGGGAGGCGTGTTTTGTGGTGAAGGAATGCTTACCAGAAGATGCTGGCGCCTACACATGCTTGGCTGAAAGCAGTGGAGGGAAGACATCTTGCAGCGCTGCTGTGTTTGTGAGAG ACTTCGAAACCATGTGTGGTGTTTCAAAGTCCCCCACTTCTGTTTCCAAGCACACTAAGGAAAATGGAAAGTCACCTCAAACTCCAAAAGATGAGCTACAGAAATGTAAAGGATCTATTCTTTCCTCCCCTACAGGCTCTAATAAGCAGAGCCCAGTGTCATCTCCTAGAG AAGTCATTCCAAAGAAGAGAGCTAACTCAGGGAAAG CCCCAGTATTACGTTTAGAAAATCCTCCACAGCACCTGGAGGTGAAGGTAGGGCATACTGCGAAGCTGACGTGTTGTTTCTCTGGAAGCCCCCCTGTAGCATCCTGTTGGATCAGAAACAAAGAACAG ATATTGGATGGCCCAGAGCTGTGGACAGAAAATACAGATCAGAGCAGCACACTGGTTATAGCAGAGGCTAATCCCCAGGACACAGGTTGCTACACTTTAGTAGTGAAAGATCGCAAAAATTCAGCACAACATACCGTTACACTTTCTGTCATAG ATAGACCAGAGCCTCCTGCCTCGTGTCCTGTGATATCCCTCATTTCTGAATCCAGCCTCGTGCTGTCCTGGTCAGGCCCCTGCTACGACGGAGGCAGTGCCATCCTGGGTTATGTGGTTGAGGTGAAAAAAGAAGGACCTGCTGAGCCTGGGGATTGGCGTGAGCTCACTACCCATTGTAAGAGCACCTCATACAGAGTGCGTTCTGGGCTGCAGCCTCAACAGGAATACTGTTTCAGAGTGAGAGCTTTTAACTCTGTTGGAATAAGTGAGCCCAGcccagtttcaccagttgttaaGATGGAACAACGAG GTTCTGGAAAAACACAAGAAGCTACTCATGTGTATACCTGTGTCACTATTGACTCAACCCACAAAGTCACAGATCATTACAATTTGCAGGAGAAACTGGGAAT GGGGAAGTTTGGCTTAGTGTTCAAGATGACACATAAGGAGACAGGACTTGTGTGTGCTGGGAAGTTCTACAAAGGACGTCGTACCAAAGAAAGAGAGGCTGCTCGTAAAGAGATAGAGCTGATGAACTATCTTCATCACCCCAAACTGGTTCAGTGTCTGGCAGCATATGATCATAAGCCTGAGATGGTCATGGTAATGGAGTT TATTGCAGGTGGGGAGCTGTTTGAACGTATTGTTGATGACAGCTTTGAGCACACAGAGCCTACCAGTGTATCCTACATGCAGCAGATCCTGCAAGGGATTGCCTACATGCATCAGCAGAGCATTGTCCACCTGGACCTCAAACCTGAAAACATTGTATGTGTTGACACCACTGGCACCTCCATAAAGATAATTGACTTTGGATTAGCCAGCAAGCTTG ATGACAGCACACCTTTGAAAGTGATGCATGGGACGCCTGAGTTTGTAGCACCTGAAGTTATCAGCTATGAGCCTGTGTCTTTGGCTACTGACATGTGGAGCATTGGTGTCATCTGCTACATATT gctgAGTGGTGAATCTCCATTCCAGGGAAACAGTGAATCAGAGACCTTGGCCTTGGTCACCGCAGCTCAGTGGGAGTTTGATGAAGAAAGCTTTGAAGAAATAACAGATGAGGCTAAAAATTTCATCAGCTCCCTCCTCAGCAAAGACTACAG GCGGAGGATGTCCTGTCAAGAAGCCCTTGCCCATTCATGGATGGCAGCGTTTGACTCTGGAGACCACGCCACCACAAAGAGTCTGTCCAAGGAGAAGATGAAAAGATTTCTTGCCAGACAAAAGTGGAAG AAAGCTGGTAAAGCCATGCTAGCCCTAAACAGAATGGCTCTACTCTCTAAAAGTGACAGCTCTGTATCTCCCACCAGCGTTGGAGAGG TGGCACCCCTGAGTCCAGAGGCAGAGCAAGCCCTGCAGTCTCTGGAGCGCAAGATGCAGGGACCTCCGGTGTTCACCCAGAGCTTGGAGGACCAGACTGTGGCTCAGGGATCCTGTGCCCGTCTGTCATGTCACCTCACAG GATATCCTGACCCTGAGGTGGTGTGGCTGTGTGATGACGAACCTGTGGAGGAGACATCCACAGTGCAGTTAGAATATGAGGAAGATGGCCGCTGTACCCTGATTATATTAAACGTTGGCCCAGAAAATGCCAGCATTTACACATGTAAGGCCATCAATGACCACGGGGAGGCCTACTGCTCAGCCAAACTAGTTGTTCAGTAG
- the mylk5 gene encoding myosin light chain kinase, smooth muscle isoform X1: MNSDSSTPRYVSTLKMHIKPSCASSAQRNGLGTINTRTLGKGSDTGSLCKNMDPPNFIESIEDCCVDEGCDLVLRGVLTGSQPIKVTWLHNAGETARFGKPTFNGREACFVVKECLPEDAGAYTCLAESSGGKTSCSAAVFVRDFETMCGVSKSPTSVSKHTKENGKSPQTPKDELQKCKGSILSSPTGSNKQSPVSSPREVIPKKRANSGKAPVLRLENPPQHLEVKVGHTAKLTCCFSGSPPVASCWIRNKEQILDGPELWTENTDQSSTLVIAEANPQDTGCYTLVVKDRKNSAQHTVTLSVIDRPEPPASCPVISLISESSLVLSWSGPCYDGGSAILGYVVEVKKEGPAEPGDWRELTTHCKSTSYRVRSGLQPQQEYCFRVRAFNSVGISEPSPVSPVVKMEQRGSGKTQEATHVYTCVTIDSTHKVTDHYNLQEKLGMGKFGLVFKMTHKETGLVCAGKFYKGRRTKEREAARKEIELMNYLHHPKLVQCLAAYDHKPEMVMVMEFIAGGELFERIVDDSFEHTEPTSVSYMQQILQGIAYMHQQSIVHLDLKPENIVCVDTTGTSIKIIDFGLASKLDDSTPLKVMHGTPEFVAPEVISYEPVSLATDMWSIGVICYILLSGESPFQGNSESETLALVTAAQWEFDEESFEEITDEAKNFISSLLSKDYRRRMSCQEALAHSWMAAFDSGDHATTKSLSKEKMKRFLARQKWKKAGKAMLALNRMALLSKSDSSVSPTSVGEVAPLSPEAEQALQSLERKMQGPPVFTQSLEDQTVAQGSCARLSCHLTGYPDPEVVWLCDDEPVEETSTVQLEYEEDGRCTLIILNVGPENASIYTCKAINDHGEAYCSAKLVVQ, translated from the exons GGTCTCTTTGTAAGAACATGGATCCACCTAATTTTATAGAGTCCATAGAAGACTGCTGTGTAGACGAAGGATGCGACCTTGTGCTTCGAGGGGTTCTCACAGGAAGTCAGCCTATCAAAGTGACATGGTTGCACAATG CAGGTGAAACTGCACGTTTTGGGAAGCCTACCTTCAATGGCAGGGAGGCGTGTTTTGTGGTGAAGGAATGCTTACCAGAAGATGCTGGCGCCTACACATGCTTGGCTGAAAGCAGTGGAGGGAAGACATCTTGCAGCGCTGCTGTGTTTGTGAGAG ACTTCGAAACCATGTGTGGTGTTTCAAAGTCCCCCACTTCTGTTTCCAAGCACACTAAGGAAAATGGAAAGTCACCTCAAACTCCAAAAGATGAGCTACAGAAATGTAAAGGATCTATTCTTTCCTCCCCTACAGGCTCTAATAAGCAGAGCCCAGTGTCATCTCCTAGAG AAGTCATTCCAAAGAAGAGAGCTAACTCAGGGAAAG CCCCAGTATTACGTTTAGAAAATCCTCCACAGCACCTGGAGGTGAAGGTAGGGCATACTGCGAAGCTGACGTGTTGTTTCTCTGGAAGCCCCCCTGTAGCATCCTGTTGGATCAGAAACAAAGAACAG ATATTGGATGGCCCAGAGCTGTGGACAGAAAATACAGATCAGAGCAGCACACTGGTTATAGCAGAGGCTAATCCCCAGGACACAGGTTGCTACACTTTAGTAGTGAAAGATCGCAAAAATTCAGCACAACATACCGTTACACTTTCTGTCATAG ATAGACCAGAGCCTCCTGCCTCGTGTCCTGTGATATCCCTCATTTCTGAATCCAGCCTCGTGCTGTCCTGGTCAGGCCCCTGCTACGACGGAGGCAGTGCCATCCTGGGTTATGTGGTTGAGGTGAAAAAAGAAGGACCTGCTGAGCCTGGGGATTGGCGTGAGCTCACTACCCATTGTAAGAGCACCTCATACAGAGTGCGTTCTGGGCTGCAGCCTCAACAGGAATACTGTTTCAGAGTGAGAGCTTTTAACTCTGTTGGAATAAGTGAGCCCAGcccagtttcaccagttgttaaGATGGAACAACGAG GTTCTGGAAAAACACAAGAAGCTACTCATGTGTATACCTGTGTCACTATTGACTCAACCCACAAAGTCACAGATCATTACAATTTGCAGGAGAAACTGGGAAT GGGGAAGTTTGGCTTAGTGTTCAAGATGACACATAAGGAGACAGGACTTGTGTGTGCTGGGAAGTTCTACAAAGGACGTCGTACCAAAGAAAGAGAGGCTGCTCGTAAAGAGATAGAGCTGATGAACTATCTTCATCACCCCAAACTGGTTCAGTGTCTGGCAGCATATGATCATAAGCCTGAGATGGTCATGGTAATGGAGTT TATTGCAGGTGGGGAGCTGTTTGAACGTATTGTTGATGACAGCTTTGAGCACACAGAGCCTACCAGTGTATCCTACATGCAGCAGATCCTGCAAGGGATTGCCTACATGCATCAGCAGAGCATTGTCCACCTGGACCTCAAACCTGAAAACATTGTATGTGTTGACACCACTGGCACCTCCATAAAGATAATTGACTTTGGATTAGCCAGCAAGCTTG ATGACAGCACACCTTTGAAAGTGATGCATGGGACGCCTGAGTTTGTAGCACCTGAAGTTATCAGCTATGAGCCTGTGTCTTTGGCTACTGACATGTGGAGCATTGGTGTCATCTGCTACATATT gctgAGTGGTGAATCTCCATTCCAGGGAAACAGTGAATCAGAGACCTTGGCCTTGGTCACCGCAGCTCAGTGGGAGTTTGATGAAGAAAGCTTTGAAGAAATAACAGATGAGGCTAAAAATTTCATCAGCTCCCTCCTCAGCAAAGACTACAG GCGGAGGATGTCCTGTCAAGAAGCCCTTGCCCATTCATGGATGGCAGCGTTTGACTCTGGAGACCACGCCACCACAAAGAGTCTGTCCAAGGAGAAGATGAAAAGATTTCTTGCCAGACAAAAGTGGAAG AAAGCTGGTAAAGCCATGCTAGCCCTAAACAGAATGGCTCTACTCTCTAAAAGTGACAGCTCTGTATCTCCCACCAGCGTTGGAGAGG TGGCACCCCTGAGTCCAGAGGCAGAGCAAGCCCTGCAGTCTCTGGAGCGCAAGATGCAGGGACCTCCGGTGTTCACCCAGAGCTTGGAGGACCAGACTGTGGCTCAGGGATCCTGTGCCCGTCTGTCATGTCACCTCACAG GATATCCTGACCCTGAGGTGGTGTGGCTGTGTGATGACGAACCTGTGGAGGAGACATCCACAGTGCAGTTAGAATATGAGGAAGATGGCCGCTGTACCCTGATTATATTAAACGTTGGCCCAGAAAATGCCAGCATTTACACATGTAAGGCCATCAATGACCACGGGGAGGCCTACTGCTCAGCCAAACTAGTTGTTCAGTAG